The bacterium DNA segment AATCTTTTAATCGTCTTAGTGACGAACCTATTACTATCCATTGTGGAGTAGAAAATCCTCAAATAGTCTTAGTCTTGGACCCTACTTTGATGGAGATTGTGGATGTGACCAAAGGTCTTCCTGAAGATGGTATTTTAATCATTAATACCCCCGAAGAACCTTCTCAAATTAGAAAAAAGATAAATATCATGGGAAGAAAGATATATACCATAGCAGCTTCTATCATCGCAAAAGAGACTATTGGAAGTAACATTCCTAATACTTCTATGTTGGGAGCTTTAATTAAGGTTACCAACTTAGTAAATTACGAAAGAATGATCAAGGACACGAAAAAAAAACTTGAAAAAAAGCTTAAGAATAAACCAGAAGTAATTGAGGGTAATATCCAAGCTATCCAAAGAGCTTATGAGGAGGTAAAATCAGAATGAGCACATTACCAAAATGGCACGAGCTTCCTGTGGGAGGATTGATCTTAGAAGCAGGAAGTGCTAGGGATTATAAAACAGGTGGCTGGAGAAGTATTAAGCCTATTTACAACCAAGAAAAGTGCATTAATTGTTTAAATTGTTGGATACATTGTCCAGATTCATCGATTATGGTAAAAGAGAGTAAAGTAACGGGCATTGATTATGATTATTGCAAAGGGTGTGGAATATGCGCCAAGGTGTGTCCACCTAAAGTAGCAGCTATTTCTATGATAGAAGAAGGGAGATAAAAAATGGGAAAAATGGTGGCAAAGACTGGAAATGAAGCGATGGCTGAAGCAATGCGTCAAATTAATCCTGATGTAGTAGCTGCTTATCCTATTACCCCGGCTACAGAAGTAGTGCAAATATTTTCTACTTATGTGGCTGATGGATTAGTTCAAACAGAATTTATTGCCGTGGAAAGTGAGCATAGCGCTATGAGTGCTTGTCTGGGGGCAGTAGCAACAGGAGCTCGAACGATGACTTCTACGGCTTCTCAAGGCTTAGCTTTGATGTGGGAGATGCTTTATATTGCTTCAGGTCTTCGTCTTCCCATAGTCATGGCTGAAGTAAATAGAGCTTTGAGTGCGCCCATTAACATTCATTGTGATCATAGCGATACTATGGGAGCAAGAGATAGCGGCTGGATCCAAATTTATTCTGAAAATGCTCAAGAAGCTTATGATAATTTAATTCAAGGGGTAAGGATAGCCGAAGAATGCTTACTGCCCACCATGGTTATGGCTGATGGTTTTATTATCAGCCATGGAATGGAATCTATGGAAATTTTAGAAGATAAAGAAGTCCAAGATTTTGTGGGTGAATATAATCCATCTTCTACCTTGATTAATTCAGAAAAACCTATAACTATGGGGGCACTGGATTTTACAGACTATTATTTTGAACATCGCCGTAGTTTAGCCCAGGCAATGATAGAAGCCAAGGAAAAGATTATTAAGATTAGTCAGGAGTATAGCCATCTTTCCAAAAGAAAGTATCAGCTTTTTGAAAAATACATGTTAGACGATGCCGAAATAGCAATCGTGGTGATAGGCTCTACGGCTGGAACAGCTAAAGTAGTAATTAATGAATTAAGAGAGAAGAAGATTAAAGCCGGGCTCTTGAAGATTAGAGTATTTCGACCTTTTCCTGGTGAGGAATTAAAAGAAGCTTTAGCTAACATACCAGTGATTGCTGTTTTAGATCGAGCTGATTCTTTAAGCACAATGGGAGGACCTTTATTTATAGAGATTAAATCTTCTTTATATGGCTTAGAAAAACAACCTCAAGTAGTCAATTACATCTATGGTTTAGGCGGCAGAGATATTAATTTACATCATCTTAGAGAAATTTACCAAGATCTCCAAAGCCTTTTAAAGACAGGAAAAGTTACTTCGCTGGTTAAATATCTTGGAGTAAGAGAATAGGAGGAAAAATGGCAAGTTTAAAAGAATTATCAAAAAGAGTGGATCTTCTTTCCGGTGGACACAGAGCTTGTGCCGGATGTACTGAACCTATGGCCGTGCGACAAATTTTATTAGCCGCAAATGCACCTTTGGTAATAAGCAGCGCTACGGGCTGCTTAGAAGTAACTACCACCATCTTTCCTTACACGGCATGGAAATGTTCTTTCTTTCACTCGGCCTTTGAAAATTCTGCCGCTACTATAAGCGGAATAGAGACAGGATACAAAGCTTTAGTCAAGAAAGGCAAAATCAAAGAACAAGGCTATAAATTCATTGGATTTGGTGGAGATGGAGGAACTTATGATATAGGATTTCAATCCTTATCAGGTGCTATGGAACGTGGCCATGACATTCTTTATGTTTGTTTAGATAATGGAGCTTATATGAATACCGGAATTCAACGTTCCAGCGCTACCCCTAAAGGCGCTCATACCACTACTTCTCCAGCCGGTAAGATAATTCCTGGCAAAAAAGAGTTTCGCAAAGACTTAACCTCAATTATGGTAGCTCATAATATTCCTTATGTTGCTCAAGCTGCTCCTAGTAACTGGAAAGACTTAACGACTAAAGTGGAAAAAGCTTTGTCTATTAAAGGACCAACTTTTATTAATGTCTTGGTTCCTTGTCGTTTAGGGTGGGGATTTGCCCCTGAAACAGCTATCGAAATTGGAGAAGAAGCGGTAGATTGTTCTTATTGGCCACTTTTTGAAGTAGAGGATGGAAATTGGAAGCTAACTTATCGTCCTAAGGAGAAAAAACCATTAGTAGATTGGCTTAAAAAACAAGTTCGTTTTAAACATCTATTTAAAGGTAATCAACAAGAAATCTTAACTCAACTTCAAGAAGATATAGATAAGAATTGGGAAAGACTACTAAAGAAGTGTGGCGAAGAGACTAAAGCATAAAGATGGGGTCGATATCGATCTCCAATTTTATAAAAGCTGGAGGCTGGTAGCTTTCTAAAGTTTTATTAATAATTTGATGAAGAAGGAAGACTTTTTTAGATTTTAAGAGAATTTGAAAGCGGTATTTAGACTTAACTTTAGAAATCACACAAGGAGAAGGTCCTAAGATTTTTAGATCGAAGAAGTTATTGTTTTTTAAGGTTTTTTGAAACTTCAAAGCTTCTTCTTCTACTTTAGATTCTATCTTACCTTGAAAAATAATATTGGCTAAGCGAGAAAAGGGAGGATAGTCTAGTTCTTCTCTATTCTTTATCTCTTCTTGATAAAATAAATTACAGTCTTGATTTACCGCGGTTTGAATACAAAACTGCTCTGGATTATAGGTTTGAATCAACACTTCTCCTTTTAAGTCTCCTCTTCCTGCTCTTCCAGCTACTTGGGTTAAAAGGTTAAAAGTATGCTCTGATGCTCTAAAGTCAGGAATATTTAAAGAGGTATCAGCCAGGATCACTCCCACTAAAGTTACATTAGGAACATCTAAGCCTTTAGCAATTATTTGAGTACCAATTAAGATATCAATACTTCCTTGATTAAATTTAGATAATATATCTTCTAAGGCATTCTTCTTTTTAGTGATATCTATATCTAAACGAGCTACTTTGGCTTGAGGAAATAATCTATTGATCTCTTTCTCAATCTTTTCTGTTCCGCTGCCAAATAATTTAATCTTTTTATTTTTACAGTAAGGACATAGAGAAGGTATTTCGGCTAGATTTCCACAATAATGACATCTTAAAGCCTTATCTTTTAAGTGATAAGTTAAGGTAACATTACAATATTCACAAAGCAGAGATTTTCCACAACTAACACATAAAATATAAGGTGAAAATCCTCGTCGATTTAAGAATAGTATGGTTTGTTCTCTTCTTTCTAATCTTTCTTTAATAGCCTTTTGAAGCTTAAAACTAATTAAAGTTTTGCTCTTTTCTGGTATTTCTTTCCTTAAATCTATTAATTTAACTTCAGGAAGAGAAAAATCTTTAACTCGATAAGATAATCTTAAATAATCATACTTTCCTTTTTGAGCATTATATAAAGATTCTAAGGAAGGAGTAGCACTTCCCAATACGACTACACTGGAAGTAAATTTAGCCCGCATAATAGCTGCATCTCGAGCATGGTAGCGAGGATTATGATCTTGTTTATAAGTCCTTTCATGTTCTTCGTCCACCACGATCAGACCTAAGTTTAAAAATGGAGCAAATATGGCACTTCGAGCTCCAATGGTAATACTTACTTGGCCTTTTTTAATCTTATGCCACTCTTCATTTTTCTTTTTTAGGGAAATCCTACTATGTAAAATAGCTACATTTTCTCCAAAGCGAGATTTAAATCTCTCCTCCATCTGAGGAGTTAAAGAAATTTCCGGAATTAACACCAGCGCTTGCTTTCCTTTAGCGATTACCTTATTAATGGCTTGTAAGTAAATTTCCGTCTTACCACTTCCAGTAATTCCTTGAAGAAGAAAGACTTTAAATTCTTCCTTCTCTATACTTTTATTAAGCTGTTCTAAAGCTACTCTTTGTTCGTCAGTCAAGAGGAAGGGTTGGGAAGTCTTTACTTTACTGGAAGAGGTTAAAATATTCTGCTCTTGAAGATAAGTTATCTTAATTATCCCTTTTCTAACTAAAGTTTTCAGAGGAGAGTTGCTTACCTCAGCTTGATAAAGAAGTTCTTTTTCTTTAAGCAGAGGATTACTTAATAAAATATGGAGAATTCTTTTTTGAGCTTTATTTAATTCTTTAAGGAGTAATTTAACTTCTTCTTGGTTGATCCCTAAAGAGATATACTTTTCTTTATTAGATTTACTTAAGGTAGGAATACAACTTTTTAAGACCATGCCCCAAGAAGAAAAGTAGTAATTAGCTATCCATTTAGCTAGTTTAAGTAATTCAGGGGTGATTACTGGTTCTTGATCTACGATCTCGATTAACTCTTTAATTTTTAGGTTTTCTGGGGGAGGAGTTTGGTGGATTTCAATTATGCAACCTTGGCATTTTCTGTTTCGAAAAGAGACTAAAGCTCTTTTGCCAATAGCTATTTCCTCTTCTAATTCTTTAGGTACTGAGTAGGTAAAAGATTTGTTAACCTTTAAACTTAAGACTACCCCGACAAACGTTTTCTTACCGTTTAAATGGTCCATCTTGTTTGACAAAGATTGCAACTTGGTTTTATTGAGAAAGCTGTAAAAATTTTAGACGCCAATCTTAAGTGGATTTACTATTTGTTTTAAGGTAGCCACAGCCGAAAGGGCCGCTAAAAAACTTGTTTTGGGGTTAAAAGGAGAAGGTAAGTTTTCGCACTTTAGGTTGATCTTTCCAAAATCCCCTTCGATCGAGATTTCATGAGTATTAATATTTGTCTCTGGATCAGCGTAAATATTGACTAAAGTTTTTTCAAATCCTATCCCCGCTAAGCTTAAAACAGCCGAAACATTAATATTTTTAGGAAAAGAAGTAGCTGCTTCTAAAGCCGTACCGGCAAATATTCTTGTTTTATTAGTCAACTCTTTTAAATTTAGCTTATTTTTTATAACATAAGGGGCATCTATTAAACTTTTTACAGACTTAGTAGTGTTAATTTCTACTTTTTTTATCTTGCCTACGGAAGCTGATTTTAATCCATCAATACCGGCAATAGCCCCAGAAGGAATATAAATCTGGCAGTTTTTTTCCTTAGCGATCTCCAAAATCTTTAAATCATCGACCAATGCCCCTACGCTCATAATCAAGACATTTTTACCTAAGTAAAGAGCCTCCTTGATATATTTTTTAACGGCTTCTTGAGAAGCAGCTTCAATCACCAAGTCTACTTCTCTTATCAAAACCTCGCCGGGCAATACTTTCACTGGTTCAGGTAAACAACGAGAAAGTTTTATGGCTTTTTCTTCTTCTTGATCGAAGATAACTTTTAATTCTAATGGAGAAATATCCTTAATGTTTTGGCAGATATAACTACCTATGGCTCCACATCCAATTACTCCTACTTTAATATTCTTCATCTTATTTTCCTAAGTTTTTTAAAATTTCCTAATCGGCTATTTTTTTAAGGTCAGAGGGTTTATTCTTTTCAAAAGAGAGGTCTTTTCTGAGGAATTCCTATTCTCCGAGG contains these protein-coding regions:
- the porA gene encoding pyruvate ferredoxin oxidoreductase — its product is MGKMVAKTGNEAMAEAMRQINPDVVAAYPITPATEVVQIFSTYVADGLVQTEFIAVESEHSAMSACLGAVATGARTMTSTASQGLALMWEMLYIASGLRLPIVMAEVNRALSAPINIHCDHSDTMGARDSGWIQIYSENAQEAYDNLIQGVRIAEECLLPTMVMADGFIISHGMESMEILEDKEVQDFVGEYNPSSTLINSEKPITMGALDFTDYYFEHRRSLAQAMIEAKEKIIKISQEYSHLSKRKYQLFEKYMLDDAEIAIVVIGSTAGTAKVVINELREKKIKAGLLKIRVFRPFPGEELKEALANIPVIAVLDRADSLSTMGGPLFIEIKSSLYGLEKQPQVVNYIYGLGGRDINLHHLREIYQDLQSLLKTGKVTSLVKYLGVRE
- a CDS encoding 4Fe-4S binding protein; this translates as MSTLPKWHELPVGGLILEAGSARDYKTGGWRSIKPIYNQEKCINCLNCWIHCPDSSIMVKESKVTGIDYDYCKGCGICAKVCPPKVAAISMIEEGR
- a CDS encoding 2-oxoacid:acceptor oxidoreductase family protein, coding for MHNLVEIRWHGRGGQGAKTAALLFADAAMSEGKHIQAFPEYGPERMGAPVQSFNRLSDEPITIHCGVENPQIVLVLDPTLMEIVDVTKGLPEDGILIINTPEEPSQIRKKINIMGRKIYTIAASIIAKETIGSNIPNTSMLGALIKVTNLVNYERMIKDTKKKLEKKLKNKPEVIEGNIQAIQRAYEEVKSE
- a CDS encoding aspartate dehydrogenase, which gives rise to MKNIKVGVIGCGAIGSYICQNIKDISPLELKVIFDQEEEKAIKLSRCLPEPVKVLPGEVLIREVDLVIEAASQEAVKKYIKEALYLGKNVLIMSVGALVDDLKILEIAKEKNCQIYIPSGAIAGIDGLKSASVGKIKKVEINTTKSVKSLIDAPYVIKNKLNLKELTNKTRIFAGTALEAATSFPKNINVSAVLSLAGIGFEKTLVNIYADPETNINTHEISIEGDFGKINLKCENLPSPFNPKTSFLAALSAVATLKQIVNPLKIGV
- a CDS encoding pyruvate ferredoxin oxidoreductase (catalyzes the formation of acetyl-CoA from pyruvate and coenzyme A), producing the protein MASLKELSKRVDLLSGGHRACAGCTEPMAVRQILLAANAPLVISSATGCLEVTTTIFPYTAWKCSFFHSAFENSAATISGIETGYKALVKKGKIKEQGYKFIGFGGDGGTYDIGFQSLSGAMERGHDILYVCLDNGAYMNTGIQRSSATPKGAHTTTSPAGKIIPGKKEFRKDLTSIMVAHNIPYVAQAAPSNWKDLTTKVEKALSIKGPTFINVLVPCRLGWGFAPETAIEIGEEAVDCSYWPLFEVEDGNWKLTYRPKEKKPLVDWLKKQVRFKHLFKGNQQEILTQLQEDIDKNWERLLKKCGEETKA
- the priA gene encoding primosomal protein N', with amino-acid sequence MSNKMDHLNGKKTFVGVVLSLKVNKSFTYSVPKELEEEIAIGKRALVSFRNRKCQGCIIEIHQTPPPENLKIKELIEIVDQEPVITPELLKLAKWIANYYFSSWGMVLKSCIPTLSKSNKEKYISLGINQEEVKLLLKELNKAQKRILHILLSNPLLKEKELLYQAEVSNSPLKTLVRKGIIKITYLQEQNILTSSSKVKTSQPFLLTDEQRVALEQLNKSIEKEEFKVFLLQGITGSGKTEIYLQAINKVIAKGKQALVLIPEISLTPQMEERFKSRFGENVAILHSRISLKKKNEEWHKIKKGQVSITIGARSAIFAPFLNLGLIVVDEEHERTYKQDHNPRYHARDAAIMRAKFTSSVVVLGSATPSLESLYNAQKGKYDYLRLSYRVKDFSLPEVKLIDLRKEIPEKSKTLISFKLQKAIKERLERREQTILFLNRRGFSPYILCVSCGKSLLCEYCNVTLTYHLKDKALRCHYCGNLAEIPSLCPYCKNKKIKLFGSGTEKIEKEINRLFPQAKVARLDIDITKKKNALEDILSKFNQGSIDILIGTQIIAKGLDVPNVTLVGVILADTSLNIPDFRASEHTFNLLTQVAGRAGRGDLKGEVLIQTYNPEQFCIQTAVNQDCNLFYQEEIKNREELDYPPFSRLANIIFQGKIESKVEEEALKFQKTLKNNNFFDLKILGPSPCVISKVKSKYRFQILLKSKKVFLLHQIINKTLESYQPPAFIKLEIDIDPIFML